Proteins found in one Stigmatopora nigra isolate UIUO_SnigA chromosome 15, RoL_Snig_1.1, whole genome shotgun sequence genomic segment:
- the slc5a11 gene encoding sodium/myo-inositol cotransporter 2 isoform X2, protein MAQLPFFPDEPALGPGEGASHATTTAAGSGAFDGVDIAVLVLYFVLVLAVGFWSMCRTERATVEGYFLAGKSMTWWPVGASLFSSNVGSGHLIGLAGSGAAAGIGAIVYEWNGMFMVLLLAWIFLPIYLAAGVTTMPEYLRRRYSGRRTHLFIAVLSLFIYIFTKISVDMYAGALFIKMALQWDIYLALVLLLAVTALYTVAGGLAAVIYTDAAQTVVMLGGTLVLMAFSFAKVGGWDALFEGYMKAIPSVRAPNTTCGLPRGDSFHIFRHPVDSDLPWPGLLVGVSVPSMWYWCSDQVIVQRSLAAKTLTHAKGGSLLAAYLKILPFFAIMLPGMISRILYTDDVACADPELCTRVCQNPLGCSDTAYVRLVVELLPTGLRGLMMAVMIAALVSSLTSVFNSASTIFTMDLWKTFRSGATEWELMIVGRVFVLTLVAASVLWIPVIQASQGGQLFIYIQSISTYLQPPVSIIFFLGCFWTRTNEKGAFWGVAVGLTVGCTRMVLDLIYPAPACYEADGRPAVVTSLHYLYFSTLLSLITLIVAVVVSLATEKPRAEQLDRLTWFTRSAPLVRRPEVAVRETAAPEPTERCPGPAAPSGLRSALYWLCGMERRPRPREAPSQAAVAAAPADLREERRLKKVIDANLLLCLSVAVFIVGYWA, encoded by the exons ATGGCGCAACTGCCATTCTTTCCGGATGAGCCGGCGCTAGGACCGGGCGAGGGGGCGAGCCACGCCACGACCACGGCGGCGGGAAGCGGCGCTTTCGACGGCGTGGACATCGCCGTGCTGGTGCTCTACTTTGTTTTGGTGCTGGCCGTGGGCTTCTGG TCAATGTGTAGGACCGAGCGCGCCACCGTGGAGGGTTACTTCCTGGCCGGCAAGAGTATGACCTGGTGGCCG GTGGGGGCCTCGCTTTTTTCCAGCAACGTCGGCAGCGGACACCTCATCGGGCTGGCCGGTTCCGGCGCGGCGGCCGGAATCGGCGCCATCGTCTACGAGTGGAAT GGGATGTTCATGGTGCTGCTCCTGGCCTGGATTTTCCTGCCCATCTATCTGGCGGCGGGG GTGACCACCATGCCGGAATATCTGCGGCGGCGATACTCCGGGAGGAGAACGCACTTGTTTATCGCCGTCTTGAGCTTGTTCATTTACATCTTCACCAAGATATCG gtggacatgtacGCCGGTGCCTTGTTTATCAAGATGGCGTTGCAGTGGGACATCTACTTGGCCTTGGTACTTCTGCTGGCCGTGACGGCGCTGTACACCGTGGCAG GTGGTCTGGCTGCCGTCATCTACACGGATGCCGCCCAAACGGTGGTGATGCTCGGGGGAACGCTCGTCCTCATGGCCTTCA GTTTCGCCAAGGTGGGCGGCTGGGACGCCCTGTTCGAGGGCTACATGAAAGCCATCCCGTCGGTCCGAGCGCCCAACACCACGTGCGGCCTCCCCCGAGGGGACTCCTTCCACATTTTCCGCCACCCGGTGGACTCGGACCTCCCGTGGCCGGGCCTGTTGGTGGGCGTGTCTGTCCCTTCCATGTGGTACTGGTGTTCCGACCAG GTGATCGTTCAGCGCTCCCTGGCCGCCAAAACGTTGACTCACGCCAAAGGCGGCTCCCTGCTGGCCGCCTACCTGAAGATTTTGCCTTTCTTTGCCATCATGCTGCCCGGCATGATCAGCCGGATACTTTACACGG ACGACGTGGCGTGCGCCGATCCGGAGCTCTGCACGCGGGTCTGCCAAAACCCGCTGGGATGCAGCGACACCGCCTACGTCCGATTGGTGGTGGAGCTCCTCCCCACCG GGCTGCGCGGTCTGATGATGGCCGTGATGATCGCCGCGCTGGTCTCCTCGCTCACCTCCGTCTTCAACAGCGCCAGCACCATCTTCACCATGGACCTGTGGAAGACTTTTCGCTCCGGGGCCACCGAGTGGGAGCTCATGATCGTCGGGAG AGTTTTCGTGCTAACGCTGGTGGCGGCGTCCGTTTTGTGGATTCCAGTCATTCAAGCCAGCCAAGGTGGCCAACTCTTCATCTACATCCAGTCCATCAGCACCTACCTGCAACCGCCCGTCTCCATCATCTTCTTCCTGGGCTGCTTCTGGACTCGAACTAACGAGaag GGCGCTTTCTGGGGCGTGGCCGTGGGGTTGACGGTGGGGTGCACCCGCATGGTTCTGGACTTGATCTACCCGGCCCCGGCGTGCTACGAGGCGGACGGGCGGCCCGCCGTGGTGACGTCGCTTCATTACCTGTACTTCTCCACGCTGTTATCGCTCATCACGCTGATAGTGGCGGTGGTGGTCAGCCTGGCCACGGAGAAGCCCCGAGCGGAGCAG CTGGACCGCCTGACTTGGTTCACGAGATCGGCCCCCCTCGTCCGGCGGCCGGAGGTCGCCGTTCGGGAGACGGCCGCGCCCGAGCCCACGGAGCGGTGTCCCGGGCCCGCGGCCCCGTCCGGGCTCCGCTCGGCGCTCTACTGGCTGTGCGGGATGGAGCGGCGTCCGAGGCCGAGGGAGGCGCCCTCCCAGGCCGCGGtggccgccgcccccgccgaCCTCCGAGAAGAGCGGCGTCTGAAAAAAGTGATTGACGCCAACCTGCTGCTTTGCCTCAGCGTGGCCGTGTTTATCGTGGGCTACTGGGCTTGA
- the slc5a11 gene encoding sodium/myo-inositol cotransporter 2 isoform X1 has translation MAQLPFFPDEPALGPGEGASHATTTAAGSGAFDGVDIAVLVLYFVLVLAVGFWSMCRTERATVEGYFLAGKSMTWWPVGASLFSSNVGSGHLIGLAGSGAAAGIGAIVYEWNGMFMVLLLAWIFLPIYLAAGVTTMPEYLRRRYSGRRTHLFIAVLSLFIYIFTKISVDMYAGALFIKMALQWDIYLALVLLLAVTALYTVAGGLAAVIYTDAAQTVVMLGGTLVLMAFSFAKVGGWDALFEGYMKAIPSVRAPNTTCGLPRGDSFHIFRHPVDSDLPWPGLLVGVSVPSMWYWCSDQVIVQRSLAAKTLTHAKGGSLLAAYLKILPFFAIMLPGMISRILYTDDVACADPELCTRVCQNPLGCSDTAYVRLVVELLPTGLRGLMMAVMIAALVSSLTSVFNSASTIFTMDLWKTFRSGATEWELMIVGRCVGRSGREAREGLLPPEKTDVTEWSAEKKTGVLSTGRVFVLTLVAASVLWIPVIQASQGGQLFIYIQSISTYLQPPVSIIFFLGCFWTRTNEKGAFWGVAVGLTVGCTRMVLDLIYPAPACYEADGRPAVVTSLHYLYFSTLLSLITLIVAVVVSLATEKPRAEQLDRLTWFTRSAPLVRRPEVAVRETAAPEPTERCPGPAAPSGLRSALYWLCGMERRPRPREAPSQAAVAAAPADLREERRLKKVIDANLLLCLSVAVFIVGYWA, from the exons ATGGCGCAACTGCCATTCTTTCCGGATGAGCCGGCGCTAGGACCGGGCGAGGGGGCGAGCCACGCCACGACCACGGCGGCGGGAAGCGGCGCTTTCGACGGCGTGGACATCGCCGTGCTGGTGCTCTACTTTGTTTTGGTGCTGGCCGTGGGCTTCTGG TCAATGTGTAGGACCGAGCGCGCCACCGTGGAGGGTTACTTCCTGGCCGGCAAGAGTATGACCTGGTGGCCG GTGGGGGCCTCGCTTTTTTCCAGCAACGTCGGCAGCGGACACCTCATCGGGCTGGCCGGTTCCGGCGCGGCGGCCGGAATCGGCGCCATCGTCTACGAGTGGAAT GGGATGTTCATGGTGCTGCTCCTGGCCTGGATTTTCCTGCCCATCTATCTGGCGGCGGGG GTGACCACCATGCCGGAATATCTGCGGCGGCGATACTCCGGGAGGAGAACGCACTTGTTTATCGCCGTCTTGAGCTTGTTCATTTACATCTTCACCAAGATATCG gtggacatgtacGCCGGTGCCTTGTTTATCAAGATGGCGTTGCAGTGGGACATCTACTTGGCCTTGGTACTTCTGCTGGCCGTGACGGCGCTGTACACCGTGGCAG GTGGTCTGGCTGCCGTCATCTACACGGATGCCGCCCAAACGGTGGTGATGCTCGGGGGAACGCTCGTCCTCATGGCCTTCA GTTTCGCCAAGGTGGGCGGCTGGGACGCCCTGTTCGAGGGCTACATGAAAGCCATCCCGTCGGTCCGAGCGCCCAACACCACGTGCGGCCTCCCCCGAGGGGACTCCTTCCACATTTTCCGCCACCCGGTGGACTCGGACCTCCCGTGGCCGGGCCTGTTGGTGGGCGTGTCTGTCCCTTCCATGTGGTACTGGTGTTCCGACCAG GTGATCGTTCAGCGCTCCCTGGCCGCCAAAACGTTGACTCACGCCAAAGGCGGCTCCCTGCTGGCCGCCTACCTGAAGATTTTGCCTTTCTTTGCCATCATGCTGCCCGGCATGATCAGCCGGATACTTTACACGG ACGACGTGGCGTGCGCCGATCCGGAGCTCTGCACGCGGGTCTGCCAAAACCCGCTGGGATGCAGCGACACCGCCTACGTCCGATTGGTGGTGGAGCTCCTCCCCACCG GGCTGCGCGGTCTGATGATGGCCGTGATGATCGCCGCGCTGGTCTCCTCGCTCACCTCCGTCTTCAACAGCGCCAGCACCATCTTCACCATGGACCTGTGGAAGACTTTTCGCTCCGGGGCCACCGAGTGGGAGCTCATGATCGTCGGGAGGTGCGTCGGCCGATCCGGCCGGGAAGCGCGGGAAGGCCTTTTGCCCCCCGAAAAGACGGACGTGACGGAATGGTCGGCCGAAAAGAAAACTGGCGTTTTGTCCACGGGCAGAGTTTTCGTGCTAACGCTGGTGGCGGCGTCCGTTTTGTGGATTCCAGTCATTCAAGCCAGCCAAGGTGGCCAACTCTTCATCTACATCCAGTCCATCAGCACCTACCTGCAACCGCCCGTCTCCATCATCTTCTTCCTGGGCTGCTTCTGGACTCGAACTAACGAGaag GGCGCTTTCTGGGGCGTGGCCGTGGGGTTGACGGTGGGGTGCACCCGCATGGTTCTGGACTTGATCTACCCGGCCCCGGCGTGCTACGAGGCGGACGGGCGGCCCGCCGTGGTGACGTCGCTTCATTACCTGTACTTCTCCACGCTGTTATCGCTCATCACGCTGATAGTGGCGGTGGTGGTCAGCCTGGCCACGGAGAAGCCCCGAGCGGAGCAG CTGGACCGCCTGACTTGGTTCACGAGATCGGCCCCCCTCGTCCGGCGGCCGGAGGTCGCCGTTCGGGAGACGGCCGCGCCCGAGCCCACGGAGCGGTGTCCCGGGCCCGCGGCCCCGTCCGGGCTCCGCTCGGCGCTCTACTGGCTGTGCGGGATGGAGCGGCGTCCGAGGCCGAGGGAGGCGCCCTCCCAGGCCGCGGtggccgccgcccccgccgaCCTCCGAGAAGAGCGGCGTCTGAAAAAAGTGATTGACGCCAACCTGCTGCTTTGCCTCAGCGTGGCCGTGTTTATCGTGGGCTACTGGGCTTGA
- the arhgap17b gene encoding LOW QUALITY PROTEIN: rho GTPase-activating protein 17b (The sequence of the model RefSeq protein was modified relative to this genomic sequence to represent the inferred CDS: inserted 2 bases in 2 codons; deleted 1 base in 1 codon): protein MKKQFNRMRQLASQTVGRAEKTEVLSDDLLQIERRVEXVRFMTHHTHKRLVACLQGQLGPDTEKRHKKLPLTALSQAMQDGGAQLGDDSVIGKMMEACGQAEGHLAGELALHELQMERDVLDPLNAVAEVEIPNILKQRKQLAKLVLDYDSAKTRWVQASKAGNQTLAAKADSLKDEMDEALNKVEICKDQLSADMYNFASKEGDYARYYLTLLEAQAHYHXRSLAVLEEAIPCIRHQRDLWTEKPAFGTALEEHLKWSNREIALPIEACVMMLLETGMREEGLFRIAAGASKLKKLKAALDCSTSQLEEFYSDPHAVAGALKSYLRELPEPLMTFALYDEWTQASGVSDPDKRLQALWVACDRLPKTHKANFRYLVKFLAKLAEEREVNKMSPSNIAIVLGPNLLWAKTEGTLAEMAAATSIHVVAIIEPIIQHADWFFPEEVDFNVSGVFSMPAHPTTAAAAEAEADRKRPGGPVGHDGDTRPPRKDSPAREPASTPPTARRNGSAHLAAGGAPSQTASRGPSPHMVRRSTKKQAPAPPKQASPLASRGGGSPQHPAVTPGRASGKESPAGTPGHPPQAQEERAGPPDTPTPPDTPPDEDPRTETATFHGGTLPRPSRPAPKPRPRPGVPPPPQPAVGEGCNGLFGSSSSKVITDGGLDLKGVQRAWIPDPFPPPEPQSEPESTPL, encoded by the exons ATCGAGAGGCGCGTGG CTGTGCGCTTCATGACCCACCACACGCACAAGAGGCTGGTGGCTTGCCTGCAGGGTCAATTGGGCCCCGACACGGAGAAGAGACAC AAAAAACTGCCCCTGACGGCCTTGTCGCAGGCCATGCAAGATGGCGGCGCTCAGCTGGGGGACGACAGCGTCATCGG GAAGATGATGGAGGCGTGCGGCCAAGCCGAGGGCCACTTGGCCGGGGAACTGGCGCTGCACGAATTGCAGATGGAGAGAGACGTGCTGGATCCGCTCAACGCCGTGGCCGAG GTGGAGATCCCCAACATCCTGAAACAGAGGAAGCAACTGGCCAAA TTGGTCCTGGACTACGACTCGGCCAAGACCCG GTGGGTCCAAGCCAGCAAGGCCGGCAACCAGACGCTGGCGGCCAAAGCCGACTCCCTCAAAGACGAGATGGACGAAGCGCTCAACAAAGTGGAAATTTGCAAG GACCAGCTGTCGGCCGACATGTACAACTTTGCGTCCAAGGAAGGAGACTACGCGCGCTACTATCTGACG TTATTGGAGGCTCAGGCCCACTACC GAAGGTCCCTGGCCGTACTGGAGGAGGCCATTCCGTGCATCCGTCACCAGCGAG acttGTGGACTGAGAAGCCGGCGTTCGGCACGGCCCTGGAGGAGCACCTGAAGTGGAGCAACCGCGAAATCGCCCTTCCCATCGAGGCCTGCGTCATGATGCTGTTGGAGACCGGCATGAGGGAGGAG GGCCTTTTCAGAATAGCGGCAGGAGCTTCCAAGCTGAAAAAGCTGAAAGCGGCGCTGGACTGCTCCACTTCGCAGCTGGAGGAATTCTACTCGGATCCCCACGCCGTGGCGG GGGCCCTCAAGTCGTACCTGAGAGAACTCCCCGAACCCCTCATGACCTTCGCCCTGTACGACGAGTGGACGCAGGCTTCtgg CGTGTCGGACCCCGACAAGAGACTCCAGGCCCTGTGGGTGGCGTGCGACCGCCTGCCCAAGACTCACAAAGCCAACTTTAG GTATCTGGTCAAGTTCCTGGCCAAGCTGGCTGAAGAGCGCGAGGTCAACAAAATGTCTCCCAGCAACATCGCCATCGTCCTGGGTCCCAACCTGCTGTGGGCAAAGACGGAAGG GACCCTGGCTGAAATGGCCGCCGCCACCTCCATCCACGTGGTGGCCATAATCGAGCCGATCATCCAGCACGCCGATTGGTTCTTTCCGGAAG AGGTGGACTTTAACGTTTCCGGCGTGTTCTCCATGCCCGCCCacccgacgacggcggcggcggcggaggcggaaGCGGACAGGAAGCGCCCCGGCGGCCCGGTGGGGCACGACGGCGACACTCGGCCCCCCCGCAAAGACAG TCCCGCCCGGGAGCCGGCGTCCACCCCGCCGACGGCGCGGAGGAACGGTTCGGCCCACCTGGCGGCGGGAGGCGCACCGTCCCAGACGGCGTCCAGGGGTCCCAGTCCTCACATGGTCCGCAGAA GCACCAAGAAacaggctccggcacccccgaagCAAGCCAGTCCCTTGGCCAGCCGAGGCGGCGGGTCCCCGCAGCACCCGGCCGTCACCCCCGGGCGCGCCTCGGGCAAAGAGAGCCCCGCCGGCACCCCCGGGCATCCTCCCCAGGCGCAAGAGGAGCGGGCGGGGCCTCCGGATACGCCCACCCCGCCGGACACGCCCCCCGACGAGGACCCTCGCACCGAGACGGCGACTTTCCACGGCGGCACGCTCCCTCGCCCCTCGCGGCCGGCGCCCAAGCCGCGACCGCGCCCCGGCGTGCCCCCGCCTCCCCAGCCCGCCGTGGGCGAGGGCTGCAACGGGCTctttggctcctcctcctccaaagtGATCACAG ACGGCGGCCTGGACCTCAAGGGGGTGCAAAGAGCCTGGATCCCGGACCCGTTCCCTCCCCCCGAGCCCCAGTCGGAGCCGGAGAGCACTCCGCTGTGA